A window of Hyperolius riggenbachi isolate aHypRig1 chromosome 1, aHypRig1.pri, whole genome shotgun sequence contains these coding sequences:
- the LOC137546077 gene encoding toll-like receptor 6, producing the protein MKIWFNPHTPLKESNMAESSILIFTIASMFISVHCVEQPIMENKDFVSNFSYQSLGAVPENLTLQTTVLDLSHNNIQKLQATNFNYLLHLRVLNISYNAVIELDRQLFDDNKLLEHLDLSNNKLENVSCTFPDTLRHLDISYNHFRTLSVCRGLTNLVQLEHLGLGAEIIRRSDLSSISHLKLQNVFLNLDNLREYENGSLLMLNTSKLHLSSLSMQNYTISILFDAVNTSEFLELSNFDTWQERMKDYIKVIAYNSRVTHLTMSNLSLRWDILTYVLQVIWHSPVERFELSDFTLLGVILRAPFNYSHSSMKELYVTRVQCKVFIFDQTILYRLFSEMNIENLTITSANFLFMECPLKPSNFQHIDFSSNAMTDDVFQNCANLTKLKTLKMADNKLQKLARVSSMTNKMSSLQYLDVSRNQLDYSEEECNWSQSLRKLDLSSCSLGDSVFKCLPKNITWLNLAKNDISLVPLNMTYFDKLEYLNLAYNRFFDLPDCSLFPGLMVLNVAHNQIPYPTTEFLHKCLRLTYLDIGQNPFHCFCEIRKFIGEAKRSTKKVIGWPNNYVCDRPDNLEGVVLLDVYIPEIYCNIFILVPVIVVPVIVGLALLFWVCKYCDVLWYLKMIWQWTKSKHRSRRSKSGYWELDKDFDFHAFVSYSEHDASWVKNVMLPSIESMDNSIRICQHERNFVPGKPIVENIINSIERSYKSIFILSPHFVQSEWCHYELYFAHQQLLTEKKDNLILILLEPIPQYIIPSKYSKLKALMTKRTYLEWPKDRNKHTLFWANVKAAISIKLSDLHHEIPQSEYISEQSTSEPEA; encoded by the coding sequence ATGAAAATATGGTTTAACCCACATACTCCATTAAAAGAAAGCAACATGGCTGAATCCAGCATCCTCATCTTCACCATTGCCTCGATGTTTATAAGTGTGCATTGTGTGGAACAACCAATCATGGAGAATAAGGACTTTGTAAGCAACTTCTCTTACCAGTCACTGGGTGCCGTTCCGGAGAATCTGACTTTACAAACAACTGTGCTGGATCTATCACATAATAATATCCAAAAGCTTCAAGCGACAAACTTCAACTACTTGCTCCATCTCAGAGTTCTGAACATTTCATACAACGCAGTCATCGAATTGGACAGGCAACTATTTGATGACAACAAACTTTTGGAACATCTGGATTTATCCAACAACAAGCTTGAGAATGTCTCTTGTACATTTCCAGATACCCTTCGTCATCTGGATATTTCCTATAACCATTTCAGAACACTGTCTGTATGTAGAGGTTTGACGAATCTAGTACAACTTGAACACTTAGGATTAGGAGCAGAGATTATTAGAAGATCTGATTTAAGCAGCATCTCTCACCTTAAACTTCAAAATGTGTTCCTGAATTTGGATAACCTAAGAGAGTATGAAAATGGCAGCCTGCTCATGCTCAATACATCAAAGCTTCATCTCTCTTCCTTGTCAATGCAAAATTACACCATCTCCATACTTTTTGATGCTGTCAATACATCTGAGTTTTTGGAACTGTCCAATTTTGACACATGGCAGGAACGAATGAAGGACTATATTAAAGTAATAGCTTATAATTCCCGGGTCACCCATTTAACTATGAGCAATCTTTCTTTACGATGGGATATTCTAACATACGTCCTTCAGGTTATATGGCACTCGCCGGTTGAAAGATTTGAACTATCTGACTTTACTTTGTTAGGGGTGATCCTTAGAGCTCCATTTAACTATTCTCACTCTTCAATGAAGGAGCTTTATGTGACCCGTGTTCAATGTAAAGTTTTTATATTTGATCAGACAATTTTGTACCGATTGTTTTCTGAAATGAACATTGAAAATTTGACCATAACGTCAGCCAATTTCCTTTTTATGGAATGTCCTTTAAAACCTAGCAACTTTCAACACATTGACTTTTCCAGTAATGCAATGACAGACGATGTCTTTCAAAACTGTGCGAATCTAACTAAGCTTAAGACTTTGAAAATGGCAGACAATAAGTTACAAAAATTAGCGAGGGTGAGCTCAATGACAAACAAAATGTCTTCCTTACAATACCTTGACGTTAGTCGGAACCAGCTCGATTACAGTGAGGAAGAATGCAACTGGTCCCAGAGCTTAAGGAAGCTGGATCTGAGTTCCTGTTCTTTGGGCGATTCTGTTTTTAAGTGTTTGCCGAAGAATATTACATGGTTGAATCTGGCCAAAAATGATATATCTCTTGTGCCATTAAACATGACTTATTTTGATAAATTGGAATACCTTAACCTTGCTTATAATCGTTTCTTTGATCTGCCAGATTGCTCTTTGTTTCCTGGATTAATGGTGCTCAATGTTGCACACAACCAAATTCCTTACCCAACAACTGAATTTCTGCACAAATGCCTAAGATTAACCTATTTGGACATTGGACAAAATCCTTTCCATTGTTTTTGTGAAATCAGGAAATTCATAGGTGAAGCAAAGCGTTCAACTAAAAAAGTGATTGGCTGGCCAAATAATTATGTTTGTGATCGCCCGGACAACTTAGAAGGGGTTGTCTTGTTAGATGTCTACATACCTGAAATATACTGCAACATCTTTATACTGGTCCCAGTTATTGTTGTTCCTGTAATTGTTGGTCTTGCGCTGTTGTTTTGGGTGTGCAAGTATTGTGATGTGCTTTGGTATTTAAAAATGATTTGGCAGTGGACAAAGTCAAAGCACCGATCTAGAAGATCCAAGAGTGGTTATTGGGAACTAGATAAAGATTTTGACTTTCATGCTTTTGTCTCTTATAGTGAACATGATGCATCTTGGGTTAAGAATGTTATGCTGCCAAGTATAGAGAGCATGGACAACTCAATACGCATCTGTCAGCATGAGAGGAATTTTGTGCCTGGAAAGCCCATTGTTGAAAACATTATCAACAGCATTGAGAGGAGCTACAAGTCCATCTTCATTTTATCTCCTCACTTTGTTCAAAGTGAGTGGTGTCATTACGAACTATACTTTGCTCATCAACAGCTGCTTACTGAAAAGAAGGACAACCTCATTTTAATTTTGCTTGAGCCAATCCCTCAGTATATCATTCCTTCAAAGTATTCCAAACTGAAAGCTCTTATGACAAAAAGAACATATCTGGAATGGCCAAAAGACAGAAACAAACATACCTTATTTTGGGCTAATGTAAAGGCAGCAATTAGCATCAAATTATCAGATTTACATCATGAAATTCCCCAAAGCGAGTACATAAGTGAGCAATCAACCAGTGAGCCAGAGGCGTAA